The following proteins are co-located in the Camelina sativa cultivar DH55 chromosome 12, Cs, whole genome shotgun sequence genome:
- the LOC104732148 gene encoding uncharacterized protein LOC104732148 produces the protein MRIHPSPRNNILIHHHAPLEPGKKLRRLPHIFSRVLELPLKSDADVAVQENPDCFRFVAETNGGGGGVRAYMVEIHPGVTKILVRTNGSSSLGLSLNELELDVWRFRLPESTRPDLVTVDCDGDGELIVTVPKIEEEEEEDNGSDLIVLVH, from the coding sequence ATGAGAATCCACCCTTCACCCAGAAACAACATTCTCATCCATCATCACGCTCCTCTTGAACCCGGAAAGAAGCTCCGACGTCTCCCACATATCTTCAGCCGTGTTCTAGAGCTGCCCTTGAAGTCAGACGCTGACGTGGCCGTTCAAGAGAATCCTGACTGTTTCAGGTTCGTCGCGGAAACcaacggaggaggaggtggCGTGAGGGCTTACATGGTGGAGATTCATCCTGGTGTGACCAAAATACTAGTGAGAACCAATGGTTCATCGTCTCTTGGTTTGTCTCTTAATGAGCTTGAGCTTGACGTGTGGCGTTTCAGGCTACCGGAATCAACTAGGCCTGATCTCGTCACCGTTGACTGCGACGGCGATGGTGAATTGATTGTCACGGTGCctaagattgaagaagaagaagaa